TAAATTTATGTACTAAAAGTATTAATCAAGGCTTAAAAATAACAAATAGTATTGTCAGTCAATATTTTGAACGTGAATGCTTATTTATTGATACACACAATCATAATATGGCAATGCAAGTACTTACATTCTTAAAGGCATGTGTACAAAAATCTGTACCTAATGTCTGTATGTTTGAATTAAAATTTAGCTCATCTGAACCTAAAACTTACCTTACTTTAACTACCAATGATGTTCAAGAGTGGCTGCAAAAATTAGAGCCATCTGTTGGGAATGTATTACATGATATTACTCTGATTCAGCATGTAAAAGTAGTGTTTCAAAATAAAAAAGTTACTTTGTCTTTTCAAGCAAATATACAAGATCCAAATTATATAGCAATTAACTATTCAGAACATATACTTAATAAAAAAGAACGAGATGATTTTAAATCTTTAATTAAGGATACTTATGGTATTACTGTCTTATCAAGAGCAAAAGCACTTTCAAAATAGAGAAATAGTTAATGCTATATTAATGAATGGATCTTGGATAAATCCTAAGAAGGGCTATTTAGAAGCTGCTAAATACTTAAGTAAGCTTGGATTTATTGAGTTTGAAATATCATATTTTGTTATTTGTGCTAACGAATTGGATCTTGATTTTCCAGATGTATATGATTCTGATTGCAAAAATCAGATTATAATTGCCCATGACTTTAATGAAGACTGTGATGATTTGAGCTGTGAAGATTGTGGTCGTTATATTTTGCCTAATACTTATAAAAAACAAAGATCTCTTGTACTTTCTATCAAACTCAATATAGAAAAAACAGTAAGTTATTTTGAAAGTTTATTAACTGGTCTAATATGGCAAAAAGCTGGAGAAGGAGTTTACCATATTAGTTTTCAAAGTAGAATAGTTAGTATTGTTATACCAGTTTTATGTACTGATACATCATATTTAACTGCAGATAGATTAAGAATTAACCCTACTGTTTTAATAACCCTTGGGACAAGAGATCTTAAATTATTACTAAATTTGTATACTATCTCTATGGCTGATCTAATTTGCAAGCATGAAACTTTAAGGGAAATATTACTCACAGCAGTCGAAAAAGGAATACCGGAACTATTACCTAACGTTTCTTTACAAGCATTAGATTATTATCCTTATGTACCACTGCAATACGCTCAACCTATTCCACCAGAGAAAATCTTACAACTACAAATTCAAGGAAATAACATTTGTATTAATAATATAGGAGTTATTGATAAACACTCAAAATCTGGAAATATATTTTTTATTCTTTTAGAACAATTTTAGCAAGATTTTAAGGAAGGAATTCCTAAGGAGCAGTATAAAGCTTTAAGTGTTGGGGAAATTGCAAATAGGATAGGAAATATTTTCGATGTAGAACAGCAAATTCGTAAACCAATAAATAGAATGCAGAAAAATATAACAGAGAAATTAGCTAAAACCTCAGGGTTAAATGTAAAAAGAGATGATGTTATTCAAACTTTGCCATGGTCAGCAATGAGTGGCAAGGAATATGGCTACAGACTTAACCCATTTATTCTCATTTTTAGAAAGTAGTCTATCTAAATTGTAATTAATAATGATTTAACCTCTGATGAAGAAAAATCTATAATTCCTCCTTTATTTGTTCCAATTTTATTCAATATGTTCTTTGTTCGTGCAAAATCGAGATTGGCAAGATCACAAACCACCGCAAAAGATTGAGAATTTATCCATCCTTGCGCTTCTTTTCTTAGCTTTTGATTTTTTCCTAATAGATCTTGTATGGCCTGGATAATAACTGCAGACCATAACCTTCCTTCATCATATTTCATTACCAATTAACCTGAGAATTTTTGATAAAATCAGTGTAAGCACGATGCTCTGGGGTTATAACTGCAGCAATCTTATTCTTTTCTCCATATTCATCAGCTGTAACTCCTATCTTTACTAAGCATTCTAGGCCATTTAAGTCACCAGTAGCGTTGATCTTACGGGCAAGCACTGCTTTCTCTGAGGTGTCATGCGGATGAATATTACGTGCAGACTCTAAAATGCTTCTAATCATAGAGCGTCCCATCTCTCCCCATCTATCTTCACCATCTGCTTTACTACTTTTAATTCCAATGATTTGATAGATTCTATGTTTCGCATATGGACCTTCAGTTACAATAAATTCAGTATTGAGATAAACACTTCCAGTGGTCCTACTTTTAGTTAACCAACAGTCGCCATCATAACCTCCAGGCTGAATGACTATTTGTACTTTAGCTATTGTACCTGCAGGAATGAGATTGCTTTGTGATTTTGCTGTATTGAAATCAGTTAAAAGATCTTGCAACATATAATTTCTCCTATGAATTAAATTTTAAAATTAAAAAAGGTTAATGATCCCATTGCTCTATAAGCTGCCAAGAGCCAGAGGTTTTATCGATAAGCTTACTTGGTACACGTTCACCATTACGTAGTTCAAACACTATCTGACGTACATTACTCTCTTCATCCTGAGAAAACATAACCATGCCAGTACTGTAGAATCCCCTTAAAGATCCAGCTCCACTTAACCCTTGAAATGGGTCTTCTTCGAGCATTTTCTTAGATAATTTCTTTGTGTGGTGGGTCAGTATCATACAGGCATCTGGACTCACAGCACTACGTAAACTTTCAAGAGTTCTTTGCAAGAAGAATAACATGGCGCTATTATCATTTTCATTGCCATATTCACTGCTAAAGATATTACGAAGAGGATCAATCGCCAAAATATCAGGTCTAAAGTGTTCTTTTACAGTTTCCTTTATTTG
This sequence is a window from Candidatus Mesenet endosymbiont of Phosphuga atrata. Protein-coding genes within it:
- a CDS encoding AAA family ATPase, which codes for MRQFTDFNRQKIPFFTVKEYLNDKSPIPEDIISPRILTQRGLLVLGGPPKIGKSDFLISWLVHMAAGVSFLGMTPSKPLKIFYMQTEIEYPYMKERLQQLKLDKELLDIAANNLIITPKVHLSFNSEEITQIKETVKEHFRPDILAIDPLRNIFSSEYGNENDNSAMLFFLQRTLESLRSAVSPDACMILTHHTKKLSKKMLEEDPFQGLSGAGSLRGFYSTGMVMFSQDEESNVRQIVFELRNGERVPSKLIDKTSGSWQLIEQWDH